In Lodderomyces elongisporus chromosome 1, complete sequence, the DNA window ctttctttcctcccTGCCTCCTCCCTCCTTACTCCCTCCCATTTCATTTGGACTGTATCGTCTTTACCACAACAAACTACTTCGCTCTATAACACAAACACGTTTCAgaattcattcttttttaaataacCTCTAaccctttttttcatattttttctttgttttcaaattaccatttttccattttttcgtttttttttcttttttgacaTTTACATCACTTATCGTCAAATAAATAGATacacaataaaaaaagtaaaaataaaaacagaCATAGAcagataaaataaaaaaaaaaacaccaacATTCGACTTATAAAAGATTTTGATTATCCCACTAGCTACATTGGCAAAAGTGAAATTTTACATAActttgaataaaaaaaaggagtaTAAGAGCATTTAGAGAAAATctaacaaagaaaagatggTCAGTTTGGATTTTGCACTCAAGATTGCAACAATACCATATCCAGTGCTTTCATGTATCATTCAGTACTACACTATTGGAACCCCGTTCTCAAGGACCAATAAAGAGTTTAAAAATTCGCTTTACAAGAATATATTGTTGAGCATTGAGTACCATGTCTCGGGAAATTACCACAAGAATGATATGAAGTTGGTTGTGTACCAGCCTATTGAGAAAGTCATCAAGAAATTCAATAAGCACTTGTTGGCTAAGCAATTGAATGCATTTGGAACCAAATTCGACGATCACAGCTATTGGATACACAAGGCCGAAGTtcccaaagaagaaacaaatgttCTCATCTACCTCCATGGCGGTGGCTATTTGCTCAACATGTTTGAGTCGCAATTTGTATTCATCACGGCGTTGCACTATGCACTTGATGACAATGCCGCTGCCAAAACATCCATTATGATTATCGATTATTCATTGACCATGTTTGATAATGAGTATCCTACCCAGCTATTCGAATGCTTAACCACTTATAAAAACTTGGTTCAAGATGGATACAAGAATATCATCTTGCTTGGTGATTCTGCTGGTGCACACATGTCCTTGTCATTGGCCAGAGCCATTGCGTACCCTGAAGAAGTCAAGGAACAATTAGAGCCATTCCCCAAATACAAACTCAACTTCAATGTCTCTGAACTTCCGCAACCAAAGGCATTGATCTTGGATGCCCCATGGGTCCAGCCTTGTACTAAACCCACAATTCCAACAAGACATGGCGTTAGCACTTGGGGTGATCTAGGAGCATTGGATATCAGTTTAGGTACTTTTTACCTCGGTAAAAACGATCCAAAgttcatcaacaatttccTTACTTttacaaacacaaattgGGAAGACCACTGGGCAAAAGTCGATCCCATCAACAACGGTAATACAATGATGATTGTTGGTGAAAGGGAAATCTTACGTGACAGTGCTGAGGACTTTTACAACTTGGTCAATAAGAAAGGAAGTATAGAGTACCACACTGAGCCTGGTGGAATTCATGCGGGTGTGGTTTACGTCGAATCTTTAGATTATACCTCAAAGAAAGGTGCTAAGCGCGCAATCGCGGGCGATTTCAAGGACAAGTATGGCTTCAACTTGATTGCCGATTTCATCAATAAGCGCTCTAGTTAAAGGGCAAAGACGAGAAATGGTTCATTGCTTAACTATGTAACTGTTTCAAGTGGTGTATAATATAATTTTAATAGAATTAAAAGAATTTTGACGagttccttttttttttaaaaaaaaatagataaaagagaagaaaagaaaagaaaagagatgGACATGAAGGAAGCAAAACCCTCAAATGTTCAAGTAACAAATTTCTGTATTGATCTTGAAGTCTACTCATATATCTTTTACAGTAAAatatttttccaattttaatttttcaacaagttgGCGAATTAGTGTAGTGGTTTTATCACGTGATCTTCACAACTTTAGATTGAGAACGGTCAAGGTCCCGAGTTCAATCCTCGGATTCGTCAAACATTTGTTATttcattaattttttttaatcatttttttttctttctcttttttctcacTAGTACTCTTCCCACTTTATTCAGGCATTATggatgatttttttttctttttttttgtatatattcttctttgcaaaagcaaaataaaagagttCGAGATCAAAAACTCACTACTTTGACAATTAAAGTTATTAAGTAATCGATAACAAGAAAGATGTTTACTTGATTGGCTTGgcttggttttttgttacaaAATTTTGTGCAATGATGTTCATCGTAAAGTCTATATCTTCCCTTTTATATGGGAACCCCGCGAAATTTGAGCGCCGcagcaaagcaaaaaattaatatatGAAGATCTCTCTTCCTTGTAACTTTTAACTTTCAAAATTGATCATCAATTATTCTGGCATCATTTCTTTCCCGCATCTCATTCCATTAGTTTaccctttttgttttataaaTTGTTATTTTATCTTTGTTCAAGAAGCATAGCAGATAGAGtaaaggaggaaaaaaaaggaaagagaaagggaaagagtAAGAGGAAGAACTATACCCGATCCCCCTACTAGTACATTTGATTCCTTATTCTTCACCACGATGCCACAAAATCCAAATGCTGTTGTCAAGAGTGTGTTATCAAGCCCGCTTTTGACGAATCCAAACCGATGGCTCTGGGATGTGCCGAAAAAGCATGCACACCATTTAATAGAGGAACAGTATTACTCTCGGAATAAGCTTGCGGCAAACGTTTTTGCACAGATGTTGACATCAGTTTCTGCGGTATCATTGGATGAGGTGATTCCCAAAGGCAACTCAATACCCGTACCTCCAATGGTCAAGAATACAGCGCAGGCACAGCTTGTACCAAGTTTTGACAAGTCACGTAACGAGCCATATCGTGCGATTATAAATAACAAGCACTATATCGAAGTATTACTGAAGAAACCCAAATTGGCTGGAAGGTATAAGCCAGCATTGGCTGCAAAGTTGGGATTACAGAAGAGAGCAGAAACACAATTTGTTTCTGATATGCCAAGCATTGTTGAGAATtattacaaaacaaaaattcaatctttgcttgaacaaattgaaataacTGAACAGAATAACGTTGAAAAGGAGGCAATTGGAAATCAAGGCATACTCTTGACTACTATAGAGCAAAACCAACCTTTTCAATGGAAGAATGGCTGtttggaaattgaaaaaacatTGTTTGGTATTGAAAACGATCAAGTTGTCGATTTTAAAACGCAGTCTGAGCTAGCACATTTACTTGTTGCATACATGGATTTTCTCAATTGAAAGATCCTAAACAAgttaaaaaagagaaaagagactaaagaagaaaaagaaaaaataataataaagatCAGTACAAGTCAACAAAAGCATAAGAACATGAACATAAGTAATCAAGTTTTGCATCTATAAAGGggacaaaataaaaattgaaaaaaaaaaattcaagatAATTCAAATAACGTTTGCCTAAAAAGACTAATCTTTATGTTTTCCTTCCCTcttttaaagaaacaacatgGACAAGGCCATGGCGACCAAGTTCATCAAATATGACGGTCTATACTCAGCACCGTCGCCTTTCTTTGAGCTACTACTCGAGGTTGCAGTATTGATATTTAATGAAGCAGATGTCAAAGTGGTTGTGGCTTCAGCATCAGCCTCCTTTGCCCAGGAGTTGACCTTGGCAGCGTCTAATGTCTCGTCGAAGCTTGTGGAATTAGAAACCCACACGGTGGCGTCTCCCTTTGAGTCGAAGCTTACACCTCCAATCATAGTACCAGTCAAGTCTCTTTGGATGTATGAGCTTATAGCCAAGCCGCTTTCAATGTCATCAGTTCCTTGGTAATCGTGAACAGTGCTGTACAAATTTAAATACTCAGTAGTATTCATTACCTCAAATATATCAAATTCTCCACAGCCTGATCTCCAACATGAACAATTGACATTATTTGAATACTGTGAAGTACGAGGAATTTGTGCATTTAATAACCAGATTGCAGGCATATTGTAGTTTGAAATCTCAGATGATGTATGTGTCTCATTGGGCATTTGGaattcaaacaaaaacatcTTTGTTGTGCCGTAAAAACCATGGTATGCTGGGATATCTGATCTATAAACCCCACAGTCACCATCGGATCCGGAATCTCCACAAGAAATGTTTGAAAAGATGACATACTCGTCATTCGAGTTGATCAATGTATCTTTGGCCAACACGGTAGAGGAGTCTGCAGCTCCAGTCCCGTTTGAGTCGGCATAGGTTAATCCCACACCCAAACACGAAGAGTTTTTACCGGCCTTGGTCAAAAAAGTGACGTTATCGCTAGTTCCACTATCAGCATCGTAATAACTTAACCTGGTCCAGTTTCCTGAACTGTCATCACCGTAAACGTAATCTGCAGACACATATGAGGCGAATTTACTCAAGATCAAAGGGCCACGGAAATGGACACTAACTTCTTCGTTCAATGGGGTGTTTGCACCGGAGAATGTGACTTCAGTGGAGGAGAGTTCACACGAGCACGAGTCGCTGTATATGTCGCTTAGCTTGGCAACCGGGGTGTATGCTCCCGAATAACCAAAattctcaaattgaagTAATTCGACTGCGCCCTTGGCGGCAACAAGTGAGCTCACAAGTAGAGCCGATAAGATGGTGGAATGCATTTATCAACGATTGTTATTTGGTTTGTAAAATGAGACAACAACTAGGATCAAGACAGCGAAGGTGAAATgatctttatatatatatgtaattAATATTGAAAAGCGAATAAAGatatatttcaaatttgaaaaggGGAATTCTGGTTaggtatttatatatatattgtcaGATATACTTAGATATATTTAGATGGATAATGCATTAATTTAAGGATCAAGGGAGCATACATTAGCCCAGGTGGGCAATTTATGTACATAACCATTAGGACTGCAGCTGTGTATGAGAGTTTCTCTATCTCTGTGAATGAGTCTGcggttttctctttctcttctctcaCCTTtactctctcttttttttttttcaatttagaTTTAAGCTTTGATACATTGAAGAGAAAATACTATgaactttttgtttttgtttctctatTTTCAATTACCAAGCCCATTTCGGTAAATagtatcaacaacagtagGAAGcaggttttttttttctttttagttcatttttgtctttgctactcttattgttttgttttgttttatttcatttttgtatTCTGTATTTTGCTGGTTTAGATTCCATACCATCGGTTGTTCCGGGCTATGAATTGGACCCATGGAATCatcaatgtttttttttttttttttttttttagtgctcctttttttttcactataatttaatttaaaaTACCATGtgtattattttcttcccCACCCTTTCAGGTATTGGAAATCTATACGGTTGTTTATTGATGAAGCATGTTTTATTCTCAGTTAGACACTGGGTCCAGTATAGatttgaatatatatatatatatgg includes these proteins:
- a CDS encoding uncharacterized protein (CAZy:CE10), with product MVSLDFALKIATIPYPVLSCIIQYYTIGTPFSRTNKEFKNSLYKNILLSIEYHVSGNYHKNDMKLVVYQPIEKVIKKFNKHLLAKQLNAFGTKFDDHSYWIHKAEVPKEETNVLIYLHGGGYLLNMFESQFVFITALHYALDDNAAAKTSIMIIDYSLTMFDNEYPTQLFECLTTYKNLVQDGYKNIILLGDSAGAHMSLSLARAIAYPEEVKEQLEPFPKYKLNFNVSELPQPKALILDAPWVQPCTKPTIPTRHGVSTWGDLGALDISLGTFYLGKNDPKFINNFLTFTNTNWEDHWAKVDPINNGNTMMIVGEREILRDSAEDFYNLVNKKGSIEYHTEPGGIHAGVVYVESLDYTSKKGAKRAIAGDFKDKYGFNLIADFINKRSS
- the PGA52 gene encoding GPI-anchored protein 52, with product MHSTILSALLVSSLVAAKGAVELLQFENFGYSGAYTPVAKLSDIYSDSCSCELSSTEVTFSGANTPLNEEVSVHFRGPLILSKFASYVSADYVYGDDSSGNWTRLSYYDADSGTSDNVTFLTKAGKNSSCLGVGLTYADSNGTGAADSSTVLAKDTLINSNDEYVIFSNISCGDSGSDGDCGVYRSDIPAYHGFYGTTKMFLFEFQMPNETHTSSEISNYNMPAIWLLNAQIPRTSQYSNNVNCSCWRSGCGEFDIFEVMNTTEYLNLYSTVHDYQGTDDIESGLAISSYIQRDLTGTMIGGVSFDSKGDATVWVSNSTSFDETLDAAKVNSWAKEADAEATTTLTSASLNINTATSSSSSKKGDGAEYRPSYLMNLVAMALSMLFL